In Papaver somniferum cultivar HN1 chromosome 9, ASM357369v1, whole genome shotgun sequence, the genomic stretch ATCTTCTCTGTATCGTTCCAATTTTATCGGATTTCCCCGGAGGGACGAGTTTATGGTGAAGCTCAGGCTATTTAAACCAATCTCTGTTTTGTAATGCAGGCGTTGTGGGACTAAAGCAAACCCccaaccctagttagcaattcggggtacggatagtagttcgggatgGCATACGTACGAGAATTATATGGATTCAGATAGGTCAGATTCGGTGAAAAATCAGGTCAACGGTTCGTTGTTCGgacagtaattcggaacggcatatgtACGTGCGTATTCGtattataaatgtgagttcggcacttaaatttcggcttacatatatgatgaattgataagtattatgaccttattacgagactaattttcgtatatgatttataagatgaaaaaaaaacagtttattgtgattatttaacaagtagtaaacaatttaatcgcaTAAATTAATTACAAACGAGTTTATAGatttttaaacaaaaatcaacacataaaacactggttaaacaactaccaatagaaaattttaactgaataattgtatttaaatataaagtatatacgaaatcaaacaaaaaccaatcaacatAACTCCGGTCAGAGAGTTGCCTATGGGAGTTCTAGTTCggaaatatcattcggattcggtcagttcggatacgttcgcGAGGTCCATATAATCCGCGAACTAGGTTCGGAGTTCAAATAATTCGGAAATATCATTCGGATTTGGACAGTTCGAatacgttcgcgaatcattctGGAATGATTCcgagaattactaactagggcCCCAACACAGATGGATATTCAAAACGGCTAGATAAAACAAAGTACCTACGTTGGTCAAGGGTTCGAAACTCTCTACTCACAGTTTCCTATCTAGAACTTTTTGACCAAATACGATCCTTCCAATTTCCTTGCCTAAAACTCAACATTCATGGTCTTGAAGTTGTAGTTATTACTATTACTGTATAGTGGTGATATTTTCTCTTGTGTTACCGCACATTTCATTTCTAAACTAAATACGAAAATGATTGTCCCATGTTGGACAAATAAGATCCATTCTGTTATTTAGTTCCTATACAATACCGTGTGCTTGCCGCATTTTAGCGCCATACGCTGGTTTCTTTAGCCGTCTCTAAGAAACCGAAGTCGAATCCAGATTCACCACCAAAAGGATGTTCATCGTTGTAGTCTTCATCCGTTTCTTCTAAACAATACAATGAAGTAATTTTATTTAGAGAGCTTGATTACCGTCGGTAGTAGTAGTAATGATGATATCGTTTTCGGGGAAGAAGAATTGGTTATTTTCCTGCATCAGACCATTAGCTAAAAATTTGTATGCAACTTCAGTTAAATGGACTCCATCCCAGCTAACATAAGTTGACGGATCCTCACAAACTATTGCATCAACACTTCCGCATTCAACAGATTGGTTAACGCTGTATGGACCTTTACCTCCACAACACGCCTTAAGAGCTCCGCTCGTAAATCCTGCAcaaaatggaaacaaaaaatgCACTTAGACAAATAtactttgcttttgctgttggaCAAACTCAGGTACTAATCGGACCGTATTCAAACTGTCATTAATTAATAGTAAGACAATTGCAAACTGTGTTAGATAGGTGACGTTTGTGGGCGACGGGATGGAAGAAGAAGACATACTTAATAATTCAGGAGACTGGTAAAACTTCATGGAAACATTGTAGTAATCAGCATAAATAATTTTGACACTT encodes the following:
- the LOC113312096 gene encoding GDSL esterase/lipase At2g27360-like, with translation MDLADRSALEEIRTFVPGVIKAISLAIKVLIGEGAMTFLVPGNLPIGCSAKYLTLFKCPSKEDYDENGCIKWLNDFSVYHNKFLQKELAVLREEYPSVKIIYADYYNVSMKFYQSPELLRFTSGALKACCGGKGPYSVNQSVECGSVDAIVCEDPSTYVSWDGVHLTEVAYKFLANGLMQENNQFFFPENDIIITTTTDGNQAL